The following are encoded in a window of Desulfosporosinus sp. Sb-LF genomic DNA:
- a CDS encoding dihydrofolate reductase family protein — protein sequence MRKVIVSMYLTLNGVMEDPAWTTPYWNDEIAKFKFDELFSSDALLLGRVTYQGFAAAWPSMTDEEGFADRMNSLPKFVVSKTLAEVMWNACLIKENVSEEVSKLKQQPGQDILIYGSGDLVDTLIQHDLIDEYRLLVYPIILGMGKRLFREGREMTLRLLDTKTFSSGVVALIYRTKKNE from the coding sequence ATGAGAAAAGTAATTGTATCAATGTACCTTACACTTAATGGCGTTATGGAGGATCCAGCTTGGACAACGCCATACTGGAACGATGAAATTGCGAAGTTTAAATTCGATGAACTATTTTCAAGCGATGCTCTTTTACTCGGACGAGTGACATATCAAGGTTTTGCAGCTGCCTGGCCATCCATGACTGACGAAGAAGGTTTTGCAGACAGAATGAACAGCCTCCCAAAGTTCGTTGTCTCAAAGACATTGGCTGAGGTTATGTGGAATGCATGCCTGATCAAAGAGAATGTCTCGGAAGAAGTATCCAAGCTGAAGCAGCAGCCTGGTCAGGATATCTTGATCTACGGCAGTGGCGATCTTGTTGACACGCTGATACAACATGACCTCATCGATGAATATCGGTTATTGGTCTATCCAATTATCCTTGGGATGGGAAAGCGTCTCTTTAGAGAAGGGAGAGAGATGACCCTGAGACTTTTAGATACGAAGACCTTTAGTTCAGGCGTTGTTGCTCTCATCTACCGAACGAAGAAAAATGAATGA
- a CDS encoding protein adenylyltransferase SelO, which translates to MTKGKAIIETGWNLDSSYARLPKLFFTRLNPIPVRSPKLIILNYPLAASLGLNVQALQSKDGVAALAGNRINEGALPLAQAYAGHQFGHFALLGDGRALLLGEQITPLGKRVDIQLKGSGQTPYSRQGDGRAALGPMLREYIISEAMHALGIATTRSLAVVTTGESVIRETELPGAILTRVAASHLRVGTFQYVSEWGTVEDLRVLADYTLQRHFPDVFDAENRYLLLLQEVIKRQAELIAKWQMVGFIHGVMNTDNMALSGETIDYGPCAFMDVYDPATVFSSIDVQGRYAYGNQPPIAGWNLARFAETLLPLLHVNEEQAVIMAQDAISHFTELYYCNWLAGMRGKLGIFNEEIQDESLIESLLSMMQKYRADYTNTFRALTFDTLEDTVLFGITEFAQWHEQWQARLGRQQEPKASSHQLMRNCNPALIPRNNQVEAALEAAVKQGDYSVMERLLDVLSSPYAHSPEQADYFTLPALSTPPYRTFCGT; encoded by the coding sequence ATGACAAAGGGAAAAGCAATAATAGAAACAGGATGGAACTTAGACAGCAGTTACGCCCGTCTGCCGAAATTATTTTTTACCAGACTCAACCCAATCCCTGTACGCTCACCAAAGTTGATTATTCTTAATTATCCGTTGGCAGCATCCCTGGGATTGAACGTCCAGGCGCTGCAAAGCAAAGATGGCGTAGCGGCGCTTGCTGGCAACCGGATTAACGAAGGCGCTTTGCCTCTTGCGCAAGCTTACGCTGGGCATCAATTCGGGCATTTTGCCTTGTTAGGTGACGGCCGGGCTCTGCTGCTTGGCGAGCAGATCACCCCCCTAGGTAAGCGGGTTGATATTCAGCTCAAGGGTTCAGGTCAAACGCCATACTCCCGCCAGGGCGATGGTCGAGCGGCACTTGGACCGATGCTGCGCGAATACATCATCAGCGAAGCAATGCATGCACTTGGTATTGCTACCACCCGCAGCCTAGCGGTGGTGACAACCGGTGAGTCTGTAATCCGCGAAACCGAGCTGCCTGGTGCTATTTTGACCCGCGTGGCTGCCAGTCATCTGCGCGTCGGAACCTTTCAATACGTTTCAGAGTGGGGAACAGTTGAGGATCTAAGGGTTCTGGCTGACTATACATTGCAACGACATTTTCCAGACGTTTTCGATGCCGAGAACCGCTACCTTTTGCTACTTCAGGAAGTAATCAAGCGTCAAGCCGAGCTGATTGCCAAATGGCAAATGGTTGGCTTTATTCACGGGGTGATGAACACCGACAATATGGCACTCAGTGGAGAAACCATTGATTATGGACCTTGCGCCTTTATGGATGTCTATGACCCGGCAACTGTATTCAGTTCCATTGACGTTCAAGGCCGCTATGCCTATGGCAATCAGCCACCCATTGCCGGGTGGAATCTCGCGAGATTTGCTGAAACCCTATTGCCGCTACTGCATGTCAATGAGGAGCAGGCTGTCATAATGGCCCAGGATGCAATTTCACATTTTACTGAGTTGTATTACTGTAATTGGCTCGCGGGAATGAGAGGAAAACTGGGAATATTTAACGAAGAGATACAGGATGAATCCCTTATTGAAAGCCTGCTCAGTATGATGCAGAAGTATCGTGCGGACTATACCAATACCTTCCGCGCATTAACTTTTGATACGCTGGAGGATACGGTCCTTTTTGGAATCACAGAATTTGCTCAGTGGCATGAGCAGTGGCAGGCCAGACTTGGCAGGCAGCAGGAACCGAAAGCCTCCTCTCATCAGTTGATGCGGAACTGCAATCCTGCGCTAATCCCTCGCAACAACCAGGTAGAAGCCGCACTAGAAGCCGCAGTGAAACAAGGAGACTACAGCGTGATGGAGCGGCTTCTTGATGTTCTTTCAAGCCCCTACGCGCACTCCCCCGAACAGGCTGATTATTTCACACTGCCTGCGCTATCAACCCCTCCTTACCGAACCTTTTGCGGTACCTGA
- a CDS encoding alpha/beta-type small acid-soluble spore protein: MAGERNTNTPAVQGASQQLDQFKYEVANEMGLQLGGDRTSRENGSVGGQMTKRMIQFAEEHLKGGSKI; encoded by the coding sequence ATGGCAGGAGAAAGAAATACTAATACGCCAGCAGTTCAAGGGGCTTCACAACAATTGGATCAGTTTAAGTATGAGGTAGCTAATGAAATGGGCCTTCAACTTGGTGGCGACCGTACAAGTCGTGAAAATGGTTCTGTAGGTGGCCAAATGACCAAACGCATGATTCAATTTGCAGAGGAACACCTTAAAGGCGGAAGCAAAATCTAA
- the spo0A gene encoding sporulation transcription factor Spo0A → MGNPIKLIIADDNLNICKTLQNHLQNQEGLSIVGVANNGIEALELILSQEPDLIILDLIMPHLDGLGVLERIIARTSATRPKVIMLTAFGQESLTHQAMTLGVDYFILKPFDLDILSKRIHSLTQNTPPVSGNAQFSSTAPIASTVRSGLNLNAEITTIMHQIGIPAHVKGYQYIRDAILMVVEDVSLLGAVTKELYPGIAKRYDTASTRVERGIRHAIELAWERGHTDTLKRIFGYSMNIERQKPTNSEFIALLSDKLRMMSTAS, encoded by the coding sequence ATGGGAAATCCAATAAAACTAATTATCGCAGATGATAACCTTAATATTTGTAAAACATTGCAGAACCATCTCCAAAATCAAGAAGGTTTAAGTATCGTCGGCGTTGCGAATAATGGAATAGAAGCCTTGGAACTCATTCTATCCCAGGAGCCGGACCTAATAATTCTTGACTTGATTATGCCGCACTTAGACGGTCTAGGTGTTTTAGAACGAATCATTGCTCGGACATCGGCGACCCGCCCCAAAGTTATTATGTTAACCGCATTCGGCCAGGAATCTCTCACACACCAAGCAATGACACTCGGAGTGGACTATTTTATTTTAAAACCATTTGATCTGGATATTCTTAGCAAGCGTATCCACTCTTTGACTCAGAATACGCCTCCAGTGTCAGGAAACGCTCAGTTTTCATCTACCGCTCCAATCGCATCAACAGTGAGAAGTGGGCTCAACCTTAATGCTGAAATCACGACAATAATGCATCAAATCGGAATTCCTGCCCATGTTAAAGGGTATCAATATATTAGAGATGCAATTTTAATGGTGGTTGAAGATGTCTCCCTACTAGGGGCAGTCACAAAAGAACTCTATCCTGGTATCGCGAAAAGATATGATACTGCATCTACCAGAGTAGAACGAGGGATTCGTCATGCTATAGAATTAGCATGGGAACGTGGACATACAGATACACTTAAACGAATCTTCGGATATTCCATGAATATTGAGCGCCAAAAACCCACGAACTCCGAATTCATAGCACTTCTGTCGGATAAATTAAGAATGATGAGTACTGCGAGTTGA
- a CDS encoding tyrosine-type recombinase/integrase, with the protein MEDINALSSTTLPYFAKDYINHLAVINKSRNTQYAYTNELRLFFQFLCNSIPVFPSVPVSISLLLMETIGHRDIEAYLSWASIERNNGVRALARKQAVIKSLYRYLLREDMISKDVTVKLDPINTNQKLPKALEPNQIADLTEVLQNGTGLSKEQLKYYAYTEKRNYAIFLTFIGTGLRLSELCNLNLKTTYLNKGCFELIRKGNKETVVYFNTEITDALIDYLQNERKRYAQGKSEALFLSMQGKRISTRAVQNLIAKYMTILKTMGHNTDGFSAHKMRSTFATLLLRETDNLAIVQDALGHSDPRTTRIYAKVLDEQLKRSAALIKFK; encoded by the coding sequence ATGGAAGATATTAATGCATTAAGTTCTACTACCCTTCCCTACTTCGCCAAAGATTATATTAATCACCTTGCTGTCATTAATAAGTCCCGGAATACACAATATGCATATACCAATGAACTGCGTTTGTTTTTTCAGTTCTTATGTAATTCAATTCCTGTCTTTCCCTCTGTTCCTGTTTCCATAAGTTTATTACTTATGGAAACTATAGGACATCGTGATATCGAAGCTTATTTGAGCTGGGCCAGCATTGAGCGAAATAATGGAGTGCGCGCACTTGCTCGCAAACAAGCAGTAATAAAATCTCTTTATCGATATTTACTACGTGAAGATATGATATCTAAAGATGTCACGGTCAAGTTAGACCCCATAAATACGAATCAAAAATTGCCTAAAGCTCTTGAGCCAAATCAAATTGCTGATCTTACTGAAGTTTTACAGAACGGAACTGGGTTGTCTAAGGAACAGCTTAAATATTATGCTTATACAGAAAAACGGAATTACGCAATATTCCTAACCTTCATTGGTACTGGTTTACGCTTATCTGAGCTTTGTAATCTCAATCTCAAGACAACATATCTTAATAAAGGCTGCTTCGAACTTATACGCAAAGGAAATAAAGAAACAGTCGTATACTTTAATACTGAAATAACTGATGCTTTAATCGATTATCTTCAAAATGAAAGAAAACGTTATGCTCAGGGAAAATCAGAAGCATTATTTCTCTCTATGCAAGGAAAACGTATAAGCACAAGAGCAGTACAAAATCTCATAGCAAAATATATGACAATTCTTAAAACAATGGGCCATAATACAGACGGTTTTAGCGCTCACAAAATGCGTTCAACGTTTGCCACATTACTACTTCGCGAAACGGACAACCTTGCTATTGTACAAGACGCCTTAGGACATTCTGACCCTAGAACAACAAGAATTTATGCTAAGGTTCTAGATGAGCAACTTAAACGTTCAGCCGCTTTGATTAAGTTCAAATAG